The following is a genomic window from Methanoculleus thermophilus.
AGTCTGTTCCTTCATATTGACTCACTCGATAAAACGCGTGATTAATGTATCTGGATTACATTACATAAATACACCGTAGAACGAGGGAAGGTACGAGGGCTTTGATGGAGTTCATCCGGGCATGTGACGACCTGGCCGGGGCCGTCCGGGATGCAGTGGCCGGCATGGTCGGAACGCCGGAAGCAGGGGAGTATGTAAAGATGGGCGCAGACGGAACGCCCACCAAAAAGATCGATCAGGTTGCAGAGGATATCGTTGTCGACTACTTTACGCATCATCCGTTCTGCCGCCGCCTGATCAGCGAGGAACTCGGATGTGCCGAGATGGGCGGCGAGAGCGGCACTATCTTCCTCGATCCGATCGACGGCACCTATAACGCTGTGGTTGGGATCCCCTTCTACGCCATCTCCATAGCGTATGCTGAGGATGGCGTCGTACAGGCGGGATACGTCCAGAATCTCGCCACGGGAGAGACATTCCATGCCGTCCGGGGAGAAGGCGCTTACCTTGACGGGCGTGTCATCCACGTCTCGAAGGTATCGCTCCTCGAGAAGAGCGCCATGAGCGTCTACGGCCGGAAGTTCGACCCGACCCGTGTTCTCGGGATCAACCAGAAGATCCGGCGGTGGCGCCTCCTCGGCGCATCCGCGCTCGAACTCTGCTACGTAGGATGCGGCCGCATCGATGGATTTATCGACGTGCGGGGGACACTCCGCGTCACGGATGCGGCCGCCGGAATGCTGGTCTGCGAGGAGGCGGGTGGGAGGATCTCCGATCTCGATGGAAACACCCTTACCTTCCCTGACGAGGTCTCCGTCGGGAGGAGCCTCGTTGCCACGAACAGCATCGTGCACAACAAAGTCATCGAGTATCTGAGGTAACCTTGGAATGAAGGCTGTACTGGTATCCCGTATCGACGATACGGACGCGCTCCGTTACACTGCTGAACTTGCCCGGGATCTCGAGGCTTTGGGGCACGAGGTTGCTCTCGAGGAGGGAACGGCAAGAGAGATCGGAGAGAAGGGCATCCCCTTTGAGGACTTCTCGGGCGACCTGGTCGTGGTCGTCGGGGGCGACGGATCGGTCCTCCTCACCGTTCATCAGATGAAGACGCAACTCCCGGTCATCGGAGTAAACTGGGGTGAGGTGGGGTTTCTTGCGGACCTCGAGCCCGACGAAGCGCGTGCGTTCTTTGCCGCACATAAAACTGGATTCCAGGTCGAGCGCCGGATGCGGATCAGCCTCTCGGTCGATGGAAGATACTTTGGGGATGCCCTCAACGAGGCGGTCATTGTCACCGATCGGCCGGCAAAGATGCTCAGATTCACCGTCTACGTCGACGGGACGCCTGCAGAACGGGTCAGGGCCGACGGCCTGCTTGTATCAACCCCAACCGGATCGACTGCATATGCTATGAGCGCAGGAGGGCCCATCATCGATCCGCAGATCGAGGGGATCCTCATCATTCCGCTCGCTCCCTACATGCTCTCGTCCCGACCGCACCTCATCAGCACGAGGAGGGATCTTGAGATCAGGCTTGAGACCGAGAAACCGGCTCACCTCGTCATCGACGGGCAGAGCACGTTCGAGCTCGAGCGAAATGCCACCGTAACGGTCAGGAAATCGGACCAACCGGCCCTCTTCGTCCATACTGACAAGCCTTTCTTTGAGAAGGTGAATCACAAACTGCGCAATCTCTGACCCTGTTGATACCCAAACAGAGATTTTATGAATGACCACGGGGACTATCTCCACAGAGGAGTGAGATATGGAAGACCAGATGCGTACGAAGATCCCGTATGCGGAGATCGCAAAGACGCTGCAGGGAATCCTCAACCTGCGAGGCTCTCCAGTTGCGGTCAAGTTTGCAAAGAGCCCTGAAGGTATTCCCGAAGGAGTCAAGCCGATCGAGGAGACGATCCGCCATTGCCAGATGATCAGCAAAGCCCGATTCGACGGTGAGATCTTTTACGCGACCGGCGACAAGCACGTCTGCGCGGGGGGTGGGTGGGCCCTCGGGCTGAAAGAACTCACCAAAAGCCTCCGCAGCGGGGAGTTCTACCACAAACTTGGCAAGTTCGAGAGTTGGGCCGCCTGTATGCGGACCATCCAGCAGGTGCCGCACGTCCCCGAACTTGAGACCTACGCGACGGTCTATGCGCCGCTTGAGAAGACGCCGTTTGACCCACACGTCGTCGTCATCGTCGCCCAGCCCCGGGAAATGCTCAAACTCGCTCAAGCCACGCTTTACCATCTTGGCGGCCGGATCGAGTCCTCGATGTCGGGGATTCAGTCGGTCTGTGCGGACGCGACCGCGCAGCCCTACCTCACGGGCAGAATCAATTACTCCCTCGGCTGCGATGGCTCGCGCCGGTTCTCCGGAATCGAGAATGACGAGCTCGTTATGGGCATTCCCGCCGAGATTCTCCCGGAGTTTACCCGGGCTCTCTCGATCGTCGCCGGTGCTCCGGGATCGGTGTAACGACCAACCCCGATATTTCACTCATTTTTGCAAGCGGGAACCTCAACGGTTGGCCTGCTGAATTGTACAAGGCTTATCTTCCCAGCAGGTCAACTATTCAGCAGGTGGTTTTTTTGCGGGTATCCATGAAGCTCGAGATGAAGGATCAGCCCGGACAGCTGGTCGCGGCCCTCAAACCGATCTCAACTGTCGGAGGAAATATCATTGCAGTTATACATCAAAGGGAGATCTCCACGGCCGCAGAGACTCTGGATGTCCAGATCGTGCTGGAACTCCCTGAAGGGCGGCTGAACACTCTTCTCGAACTCCTCCGGGAGCAGGGTGTCAGCGTCGTGCGCATCGGCGAGGAACGTCTCCTCTACGAATGCACGCTGATCATGATCGGCCACCTGATGCACACGGATCTCTCCGATACTGTCGACCAGATCGACAGGACCGGTTCTGCGGAGGTGACCGAACTCTCCCTTGTCATGCCTGCCATAGACTCCCCCTCCTCGGCCCGTATCACCATTCGTTCGACCACCAGGGCTGAGGCAAAGAAGGCGATCGAGATCCTGCGTGGCGTCGCGAAGCAGAAAAACCTCCTCATCATCGAACCTCTGGAGGAAGCATGATGCGGATCGCCATTCTTGGATTCGGCTCCGTCGGCCAGGGGGTTGCCCGGGCGCTCCTTGCAAAAGACCTCAATATCACCGTCACCGGTCTTGCCGACTCGAAGAGCGGGATCATCGATGCCGAAGGGATCGACCTTGCGGCGGCGCTCGACCGGAAAGGGAACGGCACTCCCTGCGGCAATCCAGGGATCAGCCCCATGGATGTGGTGGCAAAGGCGGACTACGATGTTCTCGTTGAGGTGACCCCGACGAACGTGGAGACTGCCGAGCCGGCACTAAGCCACATCCGGGCTGCCCTTCAACGCCACAAACACGTCGTCACCTCAAACAAAGGCCCTATAGCAATTGCCTACCCGGAACTCCGGGCTCTTGCAGAGAAAAACGGCGTCTTCCTGAAGTATGAGGCGACTGTCTGTGGGGCGATCCCGCTCATCCATGCCCTGCAGGAGGGGCTCGCGGGAAACACCATCTCCCGACTATACGGGGTCTTCAACGGTACCTGCAATTACATCCTTACCCGGATGGCTAAGGACGGCCTCACCTACGAACAGGCTCTTGCCGAGGCCCGGGAACTCGGGTATGCTGAGGCGGATCCGACCTACGATGTCGAAGGCATCGACGCGGCGATCAAACTGGTCATCCTTGCAAACACCATCCTTGATATGCAGACCACGCTTGACGATGTAGAGCGGACGGGGATCACCCTTCTTACACCCGACGCCTTGCGGCTTGCCGAAGATCAGGACTGCACCATCCGGCTCATCGGCGAGATCGTTCCGGAAACCGGGGTGCTCCGTGTCTCACCGAGGCTCATTCCAAAAGATCACCCGCTCGTCGTCGAAGGAACACTCAACGCCGTCACAGTTGAGACCGATCTCGCCGGGGACCTGACGTTCATCGGAAGGGGCGCGGGCTCCACGGAGACTGCGAGTGCTGTGATTGGCGATCTCCTCTATCTCCGGAACAGGCATGTCCAGGGTTCTTGAACGAAGGAAAGAGTACCTGCGGCTGATGCGTCAGATGACGCTGGAGAAGGGCTTCTTTACGGTGGTCGATGTTGCGGAGGCCACCAACACTCCCCGGAGCACGGTCCAGGACTGGGTGAACCGTCTCATCGAGGAGGGGTGCGTCGTCATCACAGAAGAGCAGCGCGGGCGGCATCCGGCCCGATACGCTGCAAGCAGCGTGATGCCGGAGAGCGCCTGCAGACGTGTCTTCACGACCGTCGACGGCAACGAGGTCGAGATCTACCACGAATGCATGAGCGGGGGGTGTGCCGCCTTTTGTGAGTTCCATCACGCCCGCGCCGGCGGTCCCTTGCAGTCAGTCCGCAGGGACGGAACCCTGCTCAGGGAACGGGCGGTCATCGGGCGTCGGGAGGTGGCCGTCGGACTCGATCCCGCCCCGGCGGTCGGGATCATCGGTGTCTACCACGATGGCGACTATATTCGCCAGCAGATCCGGTGCATCGGTGGCCCGGCCTACTCCCTTACGGATATGCTCTCTCTCGCCGAGGGCGTCTGCGAGGTCACTGTCCACCGCCAGGGAGCGGTAGTCGAGGGTGAAGTGGTCACCCGGGCGCTCACCTACGTCGCCATCGGGCTCGACGATACCGACACCGAGACCGAGGGGGCGACGTTTGCCCTTGCTCTTGCCCTCCTCCAGCACCTTGCGGAACTCGATGGCGTCATGCCGATCGGTCATCGGGTTGCGATGCTCAATCCCCGGTTCGAGCCCAGAACCGCGGGAAATTCATGCAGTTATATCGAACTCGCGGTGGAGCCCGACCTTGTGCCGCAGATCGAGGAGGTGGCTGTGCGGTTCGTCGCCGATGAGGCGGTCTCCCTGGAGTGGGGCATCGCCGTCCGGCCGGGGTTCCGGGTGCCCGGTGCGCTCCGGGCCTATGGCAGGAGCGCGAGGGAATCGGTGCTCACCCGCGACGTGGCTAAGGAGACCGCCGAACGATTCGGGGCGCACCTCCACGGGGGTCGGGGCGTCATCGGAGCGCTTGCGGCGGTCGCGCTCATCGGGCTCCCGCACGACGTCCTCCTCGACCCGAAGAGGGACGTCTGCACCGGGTGGGAACCGGCGGGGTGAGGGCGGCGGGCTTCGGTTTTTGGGATGCTCTTTTTAAGTGGTTTGCGCCCTTACGATCTGTCCGGTTTTTGATTTATCGTCGCATATCTGCTGAGTTGGTTTCCCATGGGCTATCGCCACCCACTGCCCCCGCCAGATGGGCGGAACGACTCTCCCAGAGAGGAAGGAGTTGGAACATCGACAGGTGCAAGTTACGACGGCCGGAACGGCAGGAGTTGGAGCACCGGAGGTGCGACTTATGACGCTCGGAAAGAGCGGAGCATGAGCAAGGCCGGGTGGGGTGGTGGATACTTACGTACAACATAGAGACAGGGAGGAGCGAGGATCAAGTTTGAGTAAGACCGGAAGTAAGCGGCAAAACCCAGCACACTGGACCGTGGGGACATCGCATTTCGGGGGGGAGGGGACAGGGGAGGGGGGATGCTCCCCCCTCGCACCTAACGGTGCTCAAGCTCCGCTCTTTCAGAGCGTCGCACTCCTCTGAAACCCCACCCCCTAATGCGATACCCCCATGGAATCCGTATCAGGACTGGGTATCAGCACGTTTCAAACGGCCCTGACTCGAAAAGTTTCAAGGGGAGCATCCCCTCACCCGCCAGACCGCCGTTTCTTCCCACGCTACCTATACACGCCGAACAGCCACCAGCGGCGCCGTCGCTGATGAATGGATGAGATCCAGTCGGTACGGATTGGGCTACGAGAAGCATATCTCCCACCCTGCGCCACGGCCGAGAGATGCATCTCGACCGTCAATGGAGATGCGGGAGCGATTGTCTTTTCATTACACGAAAATGGAGTGGGATCTGCACGTCATCCCATGTAGAAATCTCAAATACAACGGGATTGAGCATCGGCAGATCTCGGGGGATCTCGCCCTCATTGAGAGGATCTGCCGAAGGCTCTCACTCATCTCGAAGACCCCGGATGAACTCTTCCGTCCTGCGATAGGCGTCATCGTCCCTGATCTGGACCGGAGGGTGCTTCATGAAGTAGGCAGACGGGGATATCAGCGCGCCACTGATTCCCCGGTCGAGGGCGAGTTTGCAGCACCGGATGGCATCGATGACGATCCCTGCGGAGTTGGGCGAGTCCTCGACGGAGAGGCGGAGATCAAGATGCATGGGAACGTCCCCGAAAAGTCGCCCTTCCATTCTGAGGAAGCAGACCTTGTTGTCTTTCTGCCAGCAGACATAATCGCTCGGGCCGATGTGGATATTCTCATCTTCGAGCGGCTCTTCGAGGACAGATTGCACCGCTTCGGTCTTGGATGCCCGCTTTGAGGCAAGGCGACTGCGGTTGAGCATGTTTAAGAAATCGGTATTACCGCCGGTGTTGAGCTGGTAGGTCCGATCCAGCCTCACCCCCCGTCGCCGGAAGAGGTCGGCGAGGACCCGGTGGGTGATCGTCGCGCCGATCTGGGCCTTGACGTCGTCGCCGATGATCGGGAGGCCCTTCTCACGAAATCTCTCCGCCCAGGCAGGATCGCTTGCAATGAAGACCGGCATGTTGTTGATGAGGGCGACGCCCGCTTCAAGCGCACACTCGGCGTAGAACCGTGCAGCCTCGTCCGATCCCACCGGCAAGTAATTGAGCAGCATCTCTGCGCCGGATTCCTTGAGCGTCCGGACGACCTCTTCACGGGATGCCTCCTCTTCGCTGGCAAGCACGAACCTGCACTCCTCCGGATACTCTTGCATGTGCTCGGGGAACCCGTCCATCACCCGCCCCATCTGGACGGTCACCCCGGTCCTGGGCATGTTTGGATAAAAGATTGTGGTGCAGTTTGGAGGTGCGAAGATTGCCTCGGCGAGATCTTTCCCGACCTTCCTTGCATCGATATCGAAGGCTGCGACCACCTCGATATCAGACGGCAGGTAGCCGCCAAGGTCCCAATGCATCAGTCCGGTTGCGACATCCTCGCTTTTCCCGCGGTAATATTCGATTCCCTGGAGCAGCGAACTGGCGCAATTCCCGACGCCAACAATTGCAATCCTGATCGAATCCACGAAAGCCCCCCAATTGATTCAATATGCCTGACGCAACCATTATCTTCTGAATGCGTTCAAGCATCCCTATGCGGACACGACTGTGAAGACCGTTGCGTTTTAACCTATAATACGGAGCGAGGGATATAAGGGTAT
Proteins encoded in this region:
- a CDS encoding bifunctional fructose-bisphosphatase/inositol-phosphate phosphatase, which encodes MEFIRACDDLAGAVRDAVAGMVGTPEAGEYVKMGADGTPTKKIDQVAEDIVVDYFTHHPFCRRLISEELGCAEMGGESGTIFLDPIDGTYNAVVGIPFYAISIAYAEDGVVQAGYVQNLATGETFHAVRGEGAYLDGRVIHVSKVSLLEKSAMSVYGRKFDPTRVLGINQKIRRWRLLGASALELCYVGCGRIDGFIDVRGTLRVTDAAAGMLVCEEAGGRISDLDGNTLTFPDEVSVGRSLVATNSIVHNKVIEYLR
- a CDS encoding amino acid-binding protein; the protein is MKLEMKDQPGQLVAALKPISTVGGNIIAVIHQREISTAAETLDVQIVLELPEGRLNTLLELLREQGVSVVRIGEERLLYECTLIMIGHLMHTDLSDTVDQIDRTGSAEVTELSLVMPAIDSPSSARITIRSTTRAEAKKAIEILRGVAKQKNLLIIEPLEEA
- a CDS encoding inositol-3-phosphate synthase; amino-acid sequence: MDSIRIAIVGVGNCASSLLQGIEYYRGKSEDVATGLMHWDLGGYLPSDIEVVAAFDIDARKVGKDLAEAIFAPPNCTTIFYPNMPRTGVTVQMGRVMDGFPEHMQEYPEECRFVLASEEEASREEVVRTLKESGAEMLLNYLPVGSDEAARFYAECALEAGVALINNMPVFIASDPAWAERFREKGLPIIGDDVKAQIGATITHRVLADLFRRRGVRLDRTYQLNTGGNTDFLNMLNRSRLASKRASKTEAVQSVLEEPLEDENIHIGPSDYVCWQKDNKVCFLRMEGRLFGDVPMHLDLRLSVEDSPNSAGIVIDAIRCCKLALDRGISGALISPSAYFMKHPPVQIRDDDAYRRTEEFIRGLRDE
- a CDS encoding homoserine dehydrogenase: MRIAILGFGSVGQGVARALLAKDLNITVTGLADSKSGIIDAEGIDLAAALDRKGNGTPCGNPGISPMDVVAKADYDVLVEVTPTNVETAEPALSHIRAALQRHKHVVTSNKGPIAIAYPELRALAEKNGVFLKYEATVCGAIPLIHALQEGLAGNTISRLYGVFNGTCNYILTRMAKDGLTYEQALAEARELGYAEADPTYDVEGIDAAIKLVILANTILDMQTTLDDVERTGITLLTPDALRLAEDQDCTIRLIGEIVPETGVLRVSPRLIPKDHPLVVEGTLNAVTVETDLAGDLTFIGRGAGSTETASAVIGDLLYLRNRHVQGS
- a CDS encoding DUF169 domain-containing protein gives rise to the protein MEDQMRTKIPYAEIAKTLQGILNLRGSPVAVKFAKSPEGIPEGVKPIEETIRHCQMISKARFDGEIFYATGDKHVCAGGGWALGLKELTKSLRSGEFYHKLGKFESWAACMRTIQQVPHVPELETYATVYAPLEKTPFDPHVVVIVAQPREMLKLAQATLYHLGGRIESSMSGIQSVCADATAQPYLTGRINYSLGCDGSRRFSGIENDELVMGIPAEILPEFTRALSIVAGAPGSV
- a CDS encoding NAD(+)/NADH kinase, with translation MKAVLVSRIDDTDALRYTAELARDLEALGHEVALEEGTAREIGEKGIPFEDFSGDLVVVVGGDGSVLLTVHQMKTQLPVIGVNWGEVGFLADLEPDEARAFFAAHKTGFQVERRMRISLSVDGRYFGDALNEAVIVTDRPAKMLRFTVYVDGTPAERVRADGLLVSTPTGSTAYAMSAGGPIIDPQIEGILIIPLAPYMLSSRPHLISTRRDLEIRLETEKPAHLVIDGQSTFELERNATVTVRKSDQPALFVHTDKPFFEKVNHKLRNL
- a CDS encoding helix-turn-helix domain-containing protein, which codes for MSRVLERRKEYLRLMRQMTLEKGFFTVVDVAEATNTPRSTVQDWVNRLIEEGCVVITEEQRGRHPARYAASSVMPESACRRVFTTVDGNEVEIYHECMSGGCAAFCEFHHARAGGPLQSVRRDGTLLRERAVIGRREVAVGLDPAPAVGIIGVYHDGDYIRQQIRCIGGPAYSLTDMLSLAEGVCEVTVHRQGAVVEGEVVTRALTYVAIGLDDTDTETEGATFALALALLQHLAELDGVMPIGHRVAMLNPRFEPRTAGNSCSYIELAVEPDLVPQIEEVAVRFVADEAVSLEWGIAVRPGFRVPGALRAYGRSARESVLTRDVAKETAERFGAHLHGGRGVIGALAAVALIGLPHDVLLDPKRDVCTGWEPAG